Proteins encoded by one window of Aspergillus puulaauensis MK2 DNA, chromosome 4, nearly complete sequence:
- a CDS encoding alpha/beta hydrolase (COG:S;~EggNog:ENOG410PGEP;~InterPro:IPR000073,IPR029058;~MEROPS:MER0031619;~PFAM:PF12697,PF00561;~TransMembrane:1 (o23-43i)) — protein MAQWYSQPFENLSAALADPRSHYTLIAAAGVSLSVAICLRALYPDRQAGKKIIHSPLAVTQSKISDDSDHPLPPDALPGARDVQTPYGSIRIYEWGPEDGPKVLLVHGITTPCIALGGLGHALVDRGCRVMLFDLFGRGYSDCPSDLPQDERLFATQIFLALSSSSIPWTGTGSGKFCLAGYSLGGGIATSFASFFPQLLSALVLLAPAGLVRDSHINFRTRFLYSGGLPDGLIRTLSSMRLRAGPLSTPKPAQKTFRASDALTEELSSQGTETQVLSRSYPNVSVPNTVYWQVKNHNGFVHSFVSSMRNGPILYQRQRETWERLGKYLSQQKELPADEQKSNGLPGDKVVIMCGENDPIILQNELVEDANATLGGDVVFKFFPAGHEFPSTKYDEVAQIIFDTLL, from the exons ATGGCTCAGTGGTACAGCCAGCCTTTCGAGAACCTCTCGGCTGCTCTAGCGGATCCTCGCTCGCATTATACCCTgatcgctgctgcaggggtGTCCCTAAGTGTAGCTATTTGCCTACGTGCGCTTTACCCGGACCGACAGGCGGGGAAGAAAATTATACATTCTCCCCTAGCTGTCACGCAATCTAAGATCTCGGATGACAGTGATCACCCACTGCCGCCCGATGCACTCCCGGGGGCGCGAGATGTGCAGACGCCATACGGCTCGATCCGTATCTATGAATGGGGTCCCGAAGATGGTCCTAAAGTACTCCTCGTCCACGGAATCACCACCCCCTGCATTGCCCTCGGTGGACTAGGACACGCATTAGTTGACCGAGGTTGTCGAGTGATGCTTTTCGATCT ATTCGGCAGAGGTTATTCCGATTGTCCCTCTGACCTGCCCCAGGATGAGCGTCTGTTCGCAACTCAAATTTTCCTCGCTCTGAGCTCATCTTCGATCCCGTGGACAGGGACCGGCTCCGGTAAATTTTGTCTAGCAGGCTACTCCCTAGGTGGCGGCATAGCAACATCTTTTGCCTCATTTTTCCCCCAGCTCTTGTCAGCTCTGGTGCTTCTTGCTCCCGCAGGGTTGGTCCGTGACTCACATATCAACTTCCGCACTCGGTTTCTGTACTCTGGAGGTCTCCCGGACGGGCTCATCAGAACCCTTTCCAGTATGCGTTTGCGGGCTGGACCTCTGTCAACCCCAAAGCCCGCACAGAAGACATTCCGCGCCAGCGACGCTCTCACCGAGGAGCTCTCTTCGCAAGGAACCGAGACGCAAGTCCTATCGCGGTCATACCCCAACGTTTCAGTGCCGAATACTGTCTACTGGCAGGTGAAGAACCACAATGGATTTGTGCATTCCTTCGTATCTAGCATGCGAAATGGTCCCATCTTGTATCAGCGGCAACGGGAAACATGGGAGCGCCTTGGAAAGTATCTCTCACAACAAAAAGAGCTCCCCGCTGACGAGCAGAAATCAAATGGCCTCCCTGGCGACAAGGTTGTGATTATGTGCGGCGAGAATGATCCGATTATCCTTCAGAACGAACTAGTAGAAGATGCTAATGCAACCCTTGGAGGTGATGTGGTATTCAAATTCTTCCCTGCCGGCCACGAGTTTCCAAGCACCAAATACGACGAAGTCGCACAGATCATCTTCGACACTCTGCTTTGA
- a CDS encoding glycoside hydrolase family 7 protein (CAZy:GH7;~COG:G;~EggNog:ENOG410PHJ4;~InterPro:IPR037019,IPR001722,IPR013320;~PFAM:PF00840;~SECRETED:SignalP(1-17);~go_function: GO:0004553 - hydrolase activity, hydrolyzing O-glycosyl compounds [Evidence IEA];~go_process: GO:0005975 - carbohydrate metabolic process [Evidence IEA]): MYQRALLFSALLSISRAQQAGTLEEETHPPLTWQRCEASGSCTEVSGSVVLDSNWRWAHSVDDSTNCYTGNEWDATLCPDNESCATNCAVDGADYEGTYGITSTGDSLTLKFVTGENVGSRVYLMEDDETYQTFDLLNNEFTFDVDVSNLPCGLNGALYFTSMDPDGGLSKYENNKAGAKYGTGYCDSQCPRDIKFINGLANVEGWEPSESDANAGVGGMGTCCPEMDIWEANSISTAYTPHPCDDIEQTMCEGDACGGTYSSDRYAGTCDPDGCDFNSYRMGNESFYGPGGLVDSSSTLTVVTQFIADGGSLSEIKRFYVQDGNVIANSASNVDGVEGNSITSDFCTAQKTAFGDDDIFADHGGLSAMGDASSAMVLILSIWDDHYASMMWLDSSYPEDADSSTPGVARGTCEPGAGDPEIVESEHADASVTFSNIKFGPIGSTFDSAGTGGSGSSNSTSRRF; this comes from the exons ATGTATCAGCGagctcttctcttctctgccCTCTTGTCCATTTCTCGGGCCCAGCAGGCAGGTactttggaggaggaaactCACCCCCCCTTGACATGGCAAAGATGCGAAGCCAGCGGATCGTGCACTGAGGTCTCGGGCTCCGTCGTGCTCGACTCCAACTGGCGTTGGGCTCACTCGGTCGACGACTCCACCAACTGCTACACTGGCAACGAG TGGGATGCGACGCTTTGCCCTGACAATGAGTCGTGCGCTACGAACTGCGCGGTTGATGGCGCCGACTACGAGGGTACCTATGGTATCACGTCCACTGGTGACTCTCTGACTTTGAAATTTGTCACCGGTGAGAATGTTGGCTCTCGTGTGTACCTTATGGAGGACGACGAGACATACCAGACCTtcgacctcctcaacaaTGAGTTCACCTTTGACGTTGACGTTTCTAATCTCCCGTGCGGTCTGAACGGTGCTCTCTACTTCACATCGATGGACCCCGACGGTGGCCTGAGCAAGTATGAAAACAACAAAGCCGGTGCCAAGTATGGAACTGGTTACTGCGACTCGCAATGCCCGCGTGACATCAAGTTCATCAACGGTTTG GCCAACGTTGAGGGCTGGGAACCCTCTGAGAGTGACGCCAATGCAGGTGTTGGTGGAATGGGTACTTGCTGTCCTGAGATGGACATCTGGGAAGCTAACAGCATCTCTACTGCTTACACCCCTCACCCTtgtgatgatattgagcagACCATGTGCGAGGGCGATGCCTGTGGAGGAACCTACTCCTCTGATCGCTACGCTGGTACTTGCGACCCTGATGGGTGCGATTTCAACTCCTACCGCATGGGTAACGAGAGCTTCTACGGCCCTGGCGGCCTTGTGGACTCCAGCTCCACGTTGACCGTTGTGACTCAATTCATTGCCGACGGTGGATCCCTATCCGAGATCAAGCGCTTCTATGTCCAGGACGGCAATGTTATTGCCAACTCTGCCTCCAACgttgatggcgttgaaggCAACTCGATCACCTCCGACTTCTGCACTGCTCAGAAGACCGCCTttggtgatgatgacatCTTCGCTGACCACGGTGGCCTCAGCGCCATGGGTGATGCCTCCTCAGCTATGGTCCTCATTCTTTCCATCTGGGATGACCACTACGCCAGCATGATGTGGCTCGACAGCTCTTACCCCGAGGATGCCGATTCAAGCACCCCTGGCGTTGCCCGCGGTACCTGCGAGCCCGGAGCTGGCGACCCCGAAATCGTTGAGTCTGAGCACGCCGACGCTTCCGTCACCTTCTCTAACATCAAGTTCGGACCTATTGGCTCGACCTTTGACTCGGCGGGCACCGGCGGCTCCGGCTCCTCCAACTCTACTAGTCGCCGCTTCTAA
- the JIP5 gene encoding WD40 repeat domain-containing protein (COG:S;~EggNog:ENOG410PGDQ;~InterPro:IPR015943,IPR001680,IPR036322;~go_function: GO:0005515 - protein binding [Evidence IEA]) produces the protein MFDTVCTLPLSGDLFAQAIHPSEPVISVGLSTGHVQTFRLPVEEEEENSDDEGDQGSVSSSRNGTGHIDTVWRTRRHKGSCRTLAFGVDGETLYSAGTDGLLKAAKTETGVVENKIAIPTAKDGSIDAPTVVHAISPQTLLLATDSSKLHLYDLRVPYSKVSVKPQQTHCPHDDYVSSLTPLPASDTSTSGFSKQWVTTGGTTLAVTDLRRGVLVRSEDQEEELISSTYISGLPASGTSRGEKVVVGGSSGVLTLWEKGVWDDQDERVYVEKGAGAAGGESLETLSVVPDELGKGKMIATGLGSGKVKFVQMGMNKVVSELTHDETEGVVGLGFDVEGRMVSGGGQIVKVWHDTADSNGDLAGGKRMLGGDSDDSDDSDDSDREAQKNDKSRNKRKKQKGKDRGKGREVMAFADMD, from the exons ATGTTCGACACAGTCTGCACCCTCCCGCTAAGTGGGGACCTCTTCGCACAGGCAATCCACCCCTCCGAGCCTGTGATCTCGGTCGGCTTGTCCACCGGCCACGTTCAGACGTTCCGGCTCccggtggaggaagaagaggagaatagCGATGATGAGGGAGACCAGGGGTCGGTTTCTAGCTCGCGCAATGGCACGGGACACATTGATACAGTGTGGCGCACGAGGCGGCATAAGGGGAGTTGTCGCACGTTAGCGTTTGGGGTTGATGGGGAGACTCTGTATTCTGCGGGCACGGATGGGCTGCTTAAAGCTGCGAAGACTGAGACTGGGGTTGTGGAGAATAAGATTGCTATTCCGACGGCGAAGGATGG GTCCATTGATGCGCCGACTGTTGTTCATGCAATCTCCCCTCAGACTTTGCTTCTTGCTACGGATTCGAGCAAGCTGCACCTATATGACCTGCGTGTTCCGTATTCTAAAGTCTCGGTCAAGCCTCAGCAAACGCACTGTCCCCACGATGACTATGTTTCGTCTCTGACACCGCTTCCTGCCTCGGATACCAGTACGTCGGGATTCAGCAAGCAATGGGTGACGACGGGTGGAACAACGTTGGCTGTCACAGATCTACGACGGGGCGTGCTCGTGCGCAGCGaagaccaggaagaagagctcaTCAGTTCTACGTACATCAGCGGCCTGCCAGCGAGTGGGACTAGCCGTGGTGAaaaggttgttgttggcggttCTAGTGGTGTGTTGACGCTTTGGGAGAAGGGTGTCTGGGATGACCAGGACGAGCGAGTTTATGTTGAGAAAGGCGCGGGCGCGGCCGGTGGAGAGTCCCTTGAGACACTTAGTGTTGTTCCTGATGAACTCGGCAAAGGCAAGATGATCGCCACTGGCCTCGGGAGTGGAAAGGTGAAATTTGTTCAGATGGGCATGAACAAGGTGGTTTCAGAGCTTACGCACGATGAGACAGAAGGTGTGGTTGGCCTTGGATTCGATGTTGAGGGCCGCATGGTCAGTGGTGGTGGGCAAATCGTCAAGGTCTGGCACGACACAGCAGACTCTAACGGTGACTTGGCCGGTGGGAAGCGCATGCTTGGGGGCGACAGTGATGACAGTGACGATTCGGATGACAGTGACCGCGAGGCCCAGAAGAACGATAAATCGCGCAATAAGCGCAAGAAGCAAAAGGGCAAGGACCGTGGTAAGGGTCGGGAGGTGATGGCGTTTGCCGATATGGATTAA
- a CDS encoding maleylacetate reductase (COG:C;~EggNog:ENOG410PM6E;~InterPro:IPR034786,IPR016435,IPR001670,IPR039697;~PFAM:PF13685,PF00465;~go_function: GO:0016491 - oxidoreductase activity [Evidence IEA];~go_function: GO:0018506 - maleylacetate reductase activity [Evidence IEA];~go_function: GO:0046872 - metal ion binding [Evidence IEA];~go_process: GO:0055114 - oxidation-reduction process [Evidence IEA]) — MDAFEYNANPGRVVFGSGTLQKLPDEIARLDKKAPLVLSTPQQVSHVERVKEVLKGQVAGVFTEATMHTPTNITDKAVEYAKAQNADVVVSIGGGSTIGLGKAISIRTGIYHICIPTTYAGSEMTPILGETADGLKKTRSDPKILPGTVIYDVDLTMTLPTGMSATSGVNAIAHAVEALYARNTNPVINLMALEGTRALASALPEIVENPSSQSARSLALYGAWLCGTCLGSVGMSIHHKLCHTLGGSFNLPHAETHTAVLPHAISYNAPNIPEAMKKLAEVLPESNGDAIHGLNVLLTKLKVKRGTKDFGMKEEDIDKAADIAVGNPYWNPREIQRAPIRELIRRVWAGEPAKADL, encoded by the exons ATGGACGCATTCGAGTACAACGCAAACCCCGGCCGCGTCGTCTTCGGCAGCGGCACTCTACAGAAACTCCCCGATGAGATCGCCCGCCTGGACAAAAAGGCTCCCCTGGTGCTCTCCACTCCGCAGCAGGTTAGCCATGTCGAGCGAGTGAAAGAGGTCCTGAAGGGCCAGGTCGCTGGTGTCTTCACGGAAGCGACCATGCACACCCCGACCAACATCACGGACAAGGCTGTGGAGTATGCAAAGGCGCAGAATGCCGATGTGGTTGTTTCTATCGGTGGTGGGAGCACCATTGGTCTGGGCAAGGCGATCAGTATCCGCACTGGCATCTACCACATCTGTATCCCGACTACATATGCTGGAAGCGAAATGACCCCGATTCTTGGTGAAACGGCCGATGGATTGAAGAAGACTCGCTCCGATCCCAAGATCCTCCCTGGGACCGTTATCTACGATGTTGATCTTACCATGACGCTACCGACGGGGATGAGCGCGACGAGTGGTGTCAATGCAATTGCCCACGCTG TCGAGGCTTTATACGCCCGCAACACAAACCCCGTCATCAACCTGATGGCTCTAGAGGGCACCCGCGCGCTGGCCTCTGCTCTGCCAGAGATCGTCGAGAAcccatcttctcaatcaGCCCGTTCGCTAGCTCTGTACGGCGCATGGCTCTGCGGAACCTGCCTCGGAAGCGTGGGCATGTCCATCCACCATAAGCTCTGCCACACCCTCGGCGGCAGCTTCAACCTCCCCCATGCGGAAACCCACACAGCTGTCCTGCCGCACGCGATCTCATACAATGCGCCTAATATCCctgaggcgatgaagaagctggcCGAAGTACTGCCCGAGAGCAACGGCGATGCAATCCACGGGCTAAACGTCCTGCTCACCAAGCTGAAAGTGAAGCGCGGCACCAAGGACTTCGGtatgaaggaggaagacaTTGACAAGGCGGCTGACATTGCTGTCGGCAACCCGTACTGGAATCCCAGGGAGATTCAGCGCGCTCCGATCCGGGAGCTGATTCGGAGGGTGTGGGCTGGCGAGCCAGCGAAGGCTGACCTGTAA
- the DPH2 gene encoding 2-(3-amino-3-carboxypropyl)histidine synthase subunit 1/2 (BUSCO:EOG09262SI7;~COG:J;~EggNog:ENOG410PH60;~InterPro:IPR016435,IPR042263,IPR042264,IPR042265, IPR010014;~PFAM:PF01866;~go_process: GO:0017183 - peptidyl-diphthamide biosynthetic process from peptidyl-histidine [Evidence IEA]), whose protein sequence is MTSELEAAPVLSTPDDRILEATDPVVPVANRSLSEEELAITYDIERTLKEIRQARYKRIALQFPDEMLPDAPQVFQLLSRGLEARDIVDGKKDETGGESSTTNGLADSVSRLDVRDAAEQPPKLYILADTSYGTCCVDEVAAEHVDADVVVHYGRSCLSPTARLPVIYVFTHKELHLGPLVKAFKETYPDPTAKVILAADVTYSDHVPEVYSRLVKEGYSNLFATVLDHDPSSVIPNRTVPDSVKETPESLIDWQLFHISEPPTALLMTLASRVAAIHIYPTDSPAGSDVKPLPASTSAILRRRYAILTRLSTVPIFGILVNTLSVKNYLHIVDHVKQKIAAAGKKSYMFVVGKLNAAKVANFSEIGGWVVIGCWESSLVDSKDFWKPVITPFELEVALKADDERVWTGAWQSDFQSILDQPPVGSSKNGEETKDSTVTSTGDDNQGDEDEDQHQDEDDMSEPESAPPEFDLRTGRYVSHTRPMQESAPRLSAQGGSKAGNAAISAADGPSAARALARRANGDLAMIGGSFSPGAEFLRSQRTWAGLGSDFNSAANSVQYDGEGEGVDDSTLVVEGRKGIARGYTVGDSIDRH, encoded by the coding sequence ATGACCTCGGAACTGGAGGCTGCGCCCGTCCTATCTACCCCCGATGATCGAATCCTCGAAGCAACGGACCCCGTCGTGCCGGTCGCGAATCGTTCCCTGTCGGAGGAAGAACTCGCCATTACCTATGACATCGAGCGCACATTAAAGGAAATCCGCCAAGCGCGGTATAAGCGGATTGCGCTCCAGTTTCCGGATGAGATGCTTCCCGATGCACCACAGGTGTTTCAGTTGTTGAGTCGGGGGTTGGAGGCTAGGGATATTGTGGATGGCAAGAAGGACGAGACGGGAGGCGAGAGCTCTACAACAAATGGTCTGGCGGATTCCGTATCTCGACTTGATGTTCGAGATGCGGCTGAGCAGCCGCCGAAGCTCTACATCTTGGCTGATACATCTTACGGGACGTGTTGTGTTGATGAGGTTGCTGCGGAGCACGTCGATGCGGATGTTGTCGTGCATTACGGCCGGTCATGTTTATCGCCAACTGCTAGGCTTCCGGTGATTTACGTCTTTACTCACAAGGAATTACATCTCGGTCCGCTTGTAAAGGCGTTTAAGGAGACATACCCGGATCCCACCGCGAAAGTGATCCTCGCCGCAGATGTGACCTACTCAGACCATGTTCCAGAAGTATACTCCAGACTGGTCAAGGAGGGATACAGCAATCTGTTTGCTACGGTGTTGGACCATGACCCCTCGTCCGTTATTCCTAACCGCACCGTTCCGGACTCAGTCAAGGAGACCCCCGAGTCACTGATAGATTGGCAACTCTTCCATATCTCCGAGCCACCAACTGCTCTCCTTATGACGCTGGCGTCTCGAGTAGCAGCCATCCACATATATCCTACCGATTCCCCGGCAGGCAGCGACGTCAAGCCTTTACCGGCGTCGACTTCAGCAATCCTGCGCCGTCGCTACGCGATCTTAACTCGGCTGAGTACGGTGCCTATTTTCGGCATCCTGGTCAACACACTCAGCGTAAAGAACTACCTTCATATCGTGGATCACGTAAAGCAGAAgatcgctgctgcaggcaAGAAGAGTTATATGTTCGTCGTGGGCAAGTTGAACGCAGCCAAAGTAGCCAACTTCAGCGAAATCGGTGGTTGGGTCGTCATTGGGTGCTGGGAGAGCTCACTGGTCGACAGCAAGGACTTCTGGAAGCCGGTCATCACGCCGTTTGAGTTGGAGGTTGCTCTCAAGGCGGACGATGAGCGGGTCTGGACGGGAGCCTGGCAGAGCGATTTCCAGAGTATCCTTGACCAGCCACCTGTCGGTTCGTCTAAGAATGGAGAAGAGACAAAGGATTCAACCGTAACCTCGACCGGGGACGACAACCagggcgacgaggacgaagatcaACAccaagacgaggacgatatGTCCGAGCCTGAGTCTGCGCCACCAGAATTTGACCTCCGCACCGGTCGGTATGTATCCCACACGCGTCCGATGCAGGAATCCGCACCCCGCCTATCTGCACAGGGAGGATCCAAAGCCGGAAATGCAGCAATCTCTGCGGCAGATGGCCCGTCCGCAGCGCGAGCGCTCGCAAGACGGGCTAATGGTGATTTAGCCATGATCGGCGGCTCTTTCTCGCCAGGGGCGGAATTCTTGCGGTCACAAAGGACGTGGGCCGGTCTGGGAAGCGATTTCAATAGCGCAGCGAACAGTGTTCAATATGACggcgagggggagggggTGGACGACAGCACACTGGTTGTGGAAGGGCGCAAGGGTATTGCAAGGGGATATACAGTAGGAGACTCCATAGACAGGCATTGA
- a CDS encoding uncharacterized protein (COG:S;~EggNog:ENOG410PPY3) — protein sequence MSLMHDSLPPGAENPEIEETVEDVGEDGHSLWDMVDTALEQSSFASTQRPLSTFERVITTHTPILESLLLQTPTATILRLSHASRYLRSFLRSYPTAWKYLSFRLLYPSGTPSPLRIMIPGSSDPRIPRQSRPYALDQLLMNVVVPFSPCLKSLELDNTAVSGQILISTVLHSRRETLEHLSVRGCKNVSLKYHIIPYLMMFGLQYDVSMEENIGSSPATKRLALKSLYTYRCRHHRRRPYLSSSLTRKDSDSEPTHELVNLCHKLGIWTDTAWCSTPAGRCFRRRGYVAMRAPQGSPEVWVVFDRLWRSKNWIGPVDASANRPAQKDGKLWEHNETGCFGEALGTGEKRDVSEGKTMSTHLRRSHRRFVENIRCDNCCEVINERCEQCSILMHCVGCRKTLCASCAYERPYLHSQPPKSSTTEASDGPFWWAPGSTTSPCLMYDPVENSQNDTTVQPNVPASYPTLKFHWCCTEPIFSGGGGISIGTPNRDVDQVRAAPLPRGQGWEDLEYSAQEWSKSFPKYAYGDPRKPDYTLEAGHIAMMKWLLGPPDRQASSCPRNLCKECYDTPQWKVHCKSCSKPLCIEHDLRGLRLRICGYRDLTLEKLAIQQNRTESTVATSSSAPPVAESSSTPFPHPAATGFDLPYRTQRLIDSTTSSFTEDQPDVNPQPLASSSAGPSQSSHRRSRSMSASNSNRSGSSSPSFYSDSPVEQAAKWQGCQSFFCPQYRPLGDQRQRCGSVLRECTSCSVYVCQDCVTAHPPCKCSYCESNYMCPNCAVLRDRDGTCRRAEEEKALHEQKLQRDLQKLERILETKVANEVAEYAGQFFDFIDPSSSTGIPNSSVDADDGEIEEIEDVAEAQLSSSHQDTDMQESLQLLVIQTLLDVNE from the coding sequence ATGTCCCTCATGCACGACTCGTTACCGCCCGGTGCGGAGAACCCGGAGATCGAGGAGACTGTGGAGGATGTCGGGGAAGACGGCCACAGCCTGTGGGATATGGTAGATACTGCCCTGGAGCAATCATCGTTTGCTTCAACGCAACGTCCTTTATCTACTTTCGAGCGAGTCATCACAACGCATACACCGATCCTTGAATCACTGCTACTCCAAACACCGACCGCGACCATCCTCAGACTCTCCCATGCCTCCCGGTACCTTCGATCCTTTCTCCGCTCATATCCAACAGCATGGAAATACCTATCGTTTCGCTTGCTCTATCCATCTGGTACGCCGTCGCCGCTACGGATTATGATACCGGGCTCGTCGGATCCCCGAATACCGCGACAGTCTCGACCGTATGCTCTTGACCAGCTGTTGATGAACGTGGTGGTGCCGTTTAGTCCGTGTTTGAAGAGCCTGGAGCTGGATAACACGGCAGTCTCTGGACAGATTCTCATCTCTACTGTTTTACACTCGCGGCGGGAAACGCTGGAACATCTTTCTGTTCGTGGATGCAAGAATGTCTCGCTGAAATACCATATTATTCCGTACTTGATGATGTTCGGCCTGCAGTACGATGTCAGCATGGAAGAAAACATTGGCAGTTCGCCGGCTACGAAACGCCTTGCTCTGAAAAGTCTCTACACCTATCGATGCCGCCACCATAGACGACGGCCTTATCTCTCCTCGTCCCTCACCCGAAAggactcagactcagaacCTACTCACGAGCTGGTAAATCTCTGCCACAAACTTGGGATCTGGACGGACACGGCTTGGTGCTCTACCCCGGCTGGTAGGTGTTTCAGGAGGAGAGGCTACGTCGCTATGCGGGCTCCACAGGGCTCACCTGAAGTGTGGGTAGTATTTGATCGGCTCTGGCGGTCGAAGAATTGGATCGGTCCGGTTGACGCGTCGGCCAATCGACCAGCACAAAAGGATGGCAAATTGTGGGAGCACAATGAGACTGGATGCTTTGGTGAAGCCCTCGGCACCGGAGAGAAACGGGATGTGAGTGAAGGGAAGACGATGTCGACACATCTACGCAGAAGCCATCGACGGTTTGTCGAGAACATTCGCTGCGACAATTGCTGCGAGGTGATCAATGAGCGATGCGAGCAGTGTAGCATCCTGATGCATTGCGTTGGGTGTCGGAAGACGCTCTGCGCCAGCTGCGCATACGAACGGCCGTACCTTCATTCTCAACCACCTAAATCTTCTACGACGGAGGCATCAGACGGTCCTTTCTGGTGGGCTCCTGGCTCCACTACCTCGCCTTGTTTGATGTATGATCCTGTCGAGAATTCGCAAAACGATACAACCGTACAGCCCAACGTCCCTGCATCTTATCCCACATTGAAATTCCACTGGTGCTGCACTGAGCCAATATTTTCTGGAGGTGGCGGCATTAGCATCGGTACACCGAATCGAGATGTTGACCAAGTCCGCGCGGCTCCCTTACCCCGCGGCCAGGGCTGGGAAGACTTGGAGTATTCAGCACAGGAATGGAGCAAGTCGTTTCCCAAGTATGCCTATGGAGATCCTCGCAAGCCGGACTATACACTTGAAGCTGGGCATATTGCTATGATGAAATGGCTGCTGGGTCCCCCCGATCGAcaggcttcttcttgcccGAGAAACCTTTGCAAAGAATGCTATGATACCCCACAGTGGAAGGTACATTGTAAGAGTTGCTCCAAGCCGTTGTGCATCGAGCATGATCTACGTGGTCTTCGCCTAAGAATCTGTGGATATCGAGATCTCACGTTGGAAAAACTGGCAATTCAACAAAATCGAACCGAATCGACAGTGGCAACAAGTTCCTCAGCACCTCCAGTCGCCGAgtcatcttcaacacctttCCCGCATCCTGCAGCCACCGGCTTTGATCTTCCGTATAGAACCCAGCGGCTGATCGATTCCACCACGAGCAGTTTTACTGAAGACCAACCCGACGTCAACCCTCAACCTCTTGCAAGTTCCAGTGCCGGTCCATCTCAGTCTTCCCACCGCCGCTCCCGCAGCATGTCCGCTTCGAATTCCAACCGATCCGGATCATCATCTCCGTCTTTCTACTCGGACTCGCCTGTAGAACAGGCTGCAAAATGGCAAGGCTGCCAATCCTTCTTCTGTCCACAGTATCGTCCCCTCGGTGATCAACGCCAGCGCTGTGGTAGTGTTCTCCGCGAATGCACCAGCTGCTCGGTTTATGTCTGCCAAGACTGCGTCACCGCGCATCCACCATGCAAATGCTCCTACTGCGAATCAAACTATATGTGTCCGAATTGCGCCGTACTCCGTGACAGAGATGGCACGTGTCGCcgcgcagaagaagaaaaggccCTCCACGAACAGAAACTCCAGCGCGACTTGCAGAAGTTGGAGCGGATCCTGGAAACAAAAGTCGCCAATGAGGTCGCAGAATATGCTGGCCAGTTCTTCGACTTTATTGATCCTTCAAGCTCCACGGGCATTCCAAACTCTAGTGTCGATGCTGATGACGgagagatcgaggagattgaagatgttgctgaAGCTCAATTGTCTTCGTCACACCAGGACACCGACATGCAGGAGAGCTTGCAACTCCTGGTCATCCAGACTCTGCTAGACGTCAACGAGTAA
- a CDS encoding NudC domain-containing protein (COG:T;~EggNog:ENOG410PPHK;~InterPro:IPR008978,IPR007052,IPR037898;~PFAM:PF04969) has translation MSDQEKEPTPAELAAREVEEKQRKATEEAEQAALPYKWTQTIRDVDVTIPVPGTLKGRDLDVSLKRDSIRVAVKGQEAIIEGSFPHPIKLDESSWTLETTKAGKEIAIHMDKVNQVEWWAHVVTTAPKIDVSKITPENSSLSDLDGETRAMVEKMMYDQRQKEQGGPTSDEQRKMDLLKKFQAEHPEMDFSNAKMG, from the exons ATGTCCgaccaagaaaaagaacccACCCCCGCCGAGCTCGCCGCCCGcgaagtcgaagaaaagCAACGCAAGGCCACcgaagaagctgaacaggCTGCCCTCCCCTACAAATGGACACAGACGATTCGCGATGTGGACGTGACGATCCCGGTACCCGGAACACTCAAGGGACGCGATTTGGATGTTTCCCTTAAGCGGGATAGTATTCGGGTTGCTGTTAAAGGGCAGGAGGCTATTATTGAG GGTTCCTTCCCACACCCCATCAAGCTCGATGAATCATCCTGGACACTGGAGACGACCAAGGCCGGAAAGGAAATCGCGATCCACATGGACAAGGTCAACCAGGTGGAATGGTGGGCGCATGTTGTGACCACAGCGCCAAAGATCGACGTCAGCAAGATTACGCCGGAGAATTCGTCACTGAGCGATTTGGATGGCGAGACGAGGGCCATGGTTGAGAAGATGATGTATGACCAGCGGCAGAAGGAGCAGGGAGGTCCGACCAGCGATgagcagaggaagatggatCTGCTGAAGAAGTTCCAGGCGGAGCATCCGG AGATGGACTTTTCGAATGCGAAAATGGGTTAA